GCGCGTGCTGGTGGCGGCCGGCGTGGTCTGCGCGCCCACCACCGCCGAAGCTGAGGAACTGAGCTTGCCCCTGGGCCTGATGTTCCTGCGCCTGACGCGCGGCGAAATCGCCCCGTTTCCTACGGTGGAGGAAGCCCAGGCTTATCCCTACACGCCGCAGGAGTGGGCGGTGGCTGATGGCCTGCGCCGCCGCACCATCATCGGCGACCCGGCGGCAGTGGCCACGCGCCTGCTGGCCCTGGCCGAGGGCACCGCTGCCGACGAACTGATGCTGACCATGAATATTCCAGACCCAGCCCTGCGCCGCCGCGCCCTGGGACTGGTCATGGAGGCCGTGCAGCCCGCCCAGCAGCAGCCTGCCTGAAGAGTAGACCAGGAGGCGAGCAGCGGGGCACAGCAGCGCAAGGTTCCGTCGCAGTGTCCATGAACTCGTCCCAGTCCCTAGCCTCTTCCTCAAACAGCGGAGGATGACTGAAGCACACCAGCCCCTTCATTGGCACGCTGACAGCAGCGCGGAAGAGCGAAGCCAGAAGACACTACAGCGGAATGATGGACGTTTCGCCAATCCCCTGGAACAGCCCCGAGAGAATGACGAAACGCCGGGAATCCGTCTCTGAGTCCCTCGCCCTAACGCAACTCTCCTCTGGCGGGCTCGGGTAGGCGGGCCGCAATCAGGGCGCTGGGAACTAACAAGGCCAGGCTGACCAGCGCCGCCGTGGTGGGGGCCGTGACATCGGCCAGGGCGCCCACCAGAAACAGCAGCAGCCCGGCAAAGCCCCAGGAAAACCCCATCATGACCGAGCTGGCCACAGCCACGTGGCCCGGCGCATATTCCTGCGCGGCCACCACGCCCACCGGAATGCTGGCATTGACCGCCGCGCCCACCACGAAGGTCAGGGGATAGAACCACCAGTTGGCCGGGCTGGACAGAATCAGCAGCGCAAACAGCGGAATGGTGCTGATGATGGCGCCACGCAGAACAGGCACCCGTCCGTGCCGGTCACTCAGGCGCCCGCCGACAATGCCGCCCACAGCGCTGGCTACGGCGAAGGTGGCCAGGGTCAGTCCTACCTCACGCGCGCCGTAGCCGCGTTCCAGCAGCATGAACGGCAGCATGGCGTTGTAGCCCATGCTGGCCAGGGACCGCAGCACCGCCATGCCCCACAGCCACGCCAGCGGCCCCCGGAAGATTCCGGCGTACTCAGCCAGCGACACGCGCCGGGCCTTCTGGACGCCCGCGGGCGTCACCGCAAAGGTCAGGGCCGCCACCGCCGCCCCAATCAGGGCAAACCAGGGCAGGTGGGTCAGGCCCACCCCGGCAAAGACCGGCCCCAGGGCCATGCCGGCGGTGCCACCCGCGCTGAACAGGCTGGCCCACAGGCCGCGTTTGTCTGGGGGGCTGTGCTGCGCCACGTACGCCGCGCCCGCCGGATGAAAAAAGCCGCTGCCAAATCCAGCCACCGCCACCAGCAGCACCAGCGCCCCGAACCACGGCATAAAGCCCATCAGGGTCAGGCCCAGCCCAGTCATCAGCGGTCCCAGGGCGGCGGCGTAGCGGCGGTCCAGGCGCTCACCCAGAATGCCCAGCAGCGGCTGCAACACCGAGCTGGTCAGCGAATACACGCTAGACAGAAAGGTCACGGCAGCGATGCTCACGCCGTATTTGGCTTGCAGAGCGGGCGTCAGAGGCGTCAGCATGGCGCCGTAAGCGTCATTGATGAAGTGCCCGGCGGTCACTGCCAGCGCGATGGCGGCGGCGTGCCGGGCGGCGGGGAGGGTGGCCTGCATCGCCGCCAGGGTACTCCTGGGAAGCCCAGGACATCTGGCCTGTGCTGCGCCCCAGTCGTTCATCTAGGCATCAGGCGTTCTGTCACAGGAATGTGACAGTTGTGGAAGAGGGGATTCATTAAACTCTGGCCATGCCCGATGTCTTCCGCAACGCCATCGCCAGTGTCCTGCCCAGCGCGGAGGACATGCGGGCGCGGCTGCTGGACCTGCCGGGCGCGGCGGTACAGGCGGTGGCGGAATACTTCAGCGCGAGGCTGCCCGACGTGGACATTCTGGTGGCGCTGCCCGGCGCCGAGGCGCTGGCCCAGGCCGCTTCGTCGCTGCGCGGGACTTACCTGGTGCACTTTGACCCGGTACGCGGCCTACACGACGTCCCTCAACTTCAGGACATACGCGGCGTACCCACCGCCGCCCTGGTCACAGCCGAGCTGAGCGACGCCCACGCCGAATTGCAGGCCCTGCTGAGTGCAGAACATCTGGGCTGGCAGGTGCGCGCCGTGGCCGCCGCTGTGGAGCGCACCAACGGTCCTGCCCGCGCCCGCCTGGAACTCCAGGGCGTGCCGCTGCTGGTGCCGGTGTTGCTGGCCGACACACCACGCGGTCTGGTGTTCGAGCGCCGCTTCCCACAGGTGGACTAAGGACAGAGTTCGGGAAGTGGGCATTGGTGGGTGGAAAAGGCGTGCCGAACAGCTTCCTTAAGTGAAAAGTTTTTGAAGCGGTTTCAGTCTGGTTCGCAGATAGGTTGGCAGGTCGCCGGCCCAGTTCATTGGATGATTGGAGAGCCGCTCGGCACCCATTCGCTCTGCTGCTCGACTTCAAGCGTCTTTGCAGATGATTGAAGTCGAGCTCGCACGCCCTCTGGGTTGTCAGGAGGCCCCAGCAGCGGGGCCTTCTGGCATTGCTTGACCTTCCCGCTCCAGATAAGTCCGCAGCGCCCGCTCCTCCGCCGGAATGCGGATGCCCAGCAGCAGGGCCGCGTTCAGGAGGGTAAACGCCAGCGCAGTGCGCCAAGCGCCCACCGCGAGGGGCGCCGCCGCGAGTTCCAGGGCCACGACCGCATAATTGGGGTGTTTGAGGTAACGGAAGGGCCCAGCGGTCACGCGCTCGCCGCCCGGCACAATCAGGATGCGGGTGTTCCAGTAGCGCCCCAGGGTGCGAATCACCCAATACCGCAGCGGCTGGGCCAGCAACAGCAGCGCCAGAGCCACCCCGTTGACTCGGCCCCCATTGCGGCGCCCCTCCAGCAGCAGGGCCAGCAGCCAGGCAGGGTGCAGCACGAAAAACAGCGGGTAATGCTCTCGACCATATTCCACCGCTCCCCGCTCCCGGGCCCAGCGTTCGTTGGCGCGGGCCACACGCAGTTCCAGCAGGCGCTGAACGACCAGGGCGCCTGCCAGCAGCGGCGCGGCGCGGCGGGCCTTCATGCTGGCCCCAGCAGGGCCTCGGCAGCCTGGTCAGCGTCGAGTTCACCGCGCGCCACGCGGGCATAGAGTTCGCCGCCATGGGCACGGGCGCGGCTGAGCAGGCGTTCTTGCACCAGCGTCCTGACCTCAAATTCGGCCCTGGCCTCGCGGCGGGCCAGCAGACCGGCCTCGCCCAGGTGGGTGCGGTGGGCCTCCACAGCGGCAATGACGGCGTCTATGCCTTCTGCTTTGGAAGCGATCGTCTTGCGAATCGGGGCAAACCATGTGTGTGCATCGTGGGCGCCCAGGCCCTGCGCCGCCATGAGTTCGCGCATGGTGCGGTCAGCGCCGGGCAGGTCGGCCTTGTTGACGGCGATCACATCGGCAATTTCCATGATGCCCGCCTTGAAAGCCTGTACGCCGTCACCGCCGGCCGGGGTCAGCACCAAGAGCGTGTGGTCGCAGGCGGCGGCAATGTCCACCTCGCTCTGCCCCACCCCGACCGTTTCCAGAATGACCCAGTCAAACCCGGCCCCTTCCATCAGTGACAGCACGCCGGGCGCCCGCGCCGAGAGCCCGCCCAGCGCTCCCCGGCTGGCCAGCGACCGCACAAAGACGCCGGGGTCAGCGTGGTGGCGCAGCATCCGAATGCGGTCCCCCAGAATCGCGCCGCCGCTGTAGGGGCTGCTGGGGTCCACGGCCAGCACCGCGACCCGCTGACCACGCGCCCGCAGAGCCGTAATCAGGGCGTCCACCAGGGTGCTTTTGCCGCTGCCAGGGCTGCCCGTCACGCCCAGCACCACCGCCCGCTCACCCCGAGCCGCACGCTGCCGGGCAAAGCGCAGCAGGGGCCGCGCGCCGTCCAGACCCGCCTCAGCCAGCGTCACCGCGCGGGCCAGGGCCCGCAGGTCGCCTCCCTCGTAGCGGGTGAGCAGGGGAACAGAGGCCACAGGCGGCGCGGTCACGGCGTCTCCAGGCAATAGGGGAACAGAGGGGTCGTCATCTGGGCTCACCCTAGAGCAGCGGGTCCGGGCGTGTCATCTGATAGGAGGCGAGATGGACTCCAACCTCGTCGTTGGCAACACGATATTCATTTGAGCGGATGCAGCAGCTGAAGACAGAGTCACAGGGGAGCAGACGGAGGGACTGGGTATGGAGTGAGCCCATTGAGCCTGATACGAATTCCGTCTATGTCGTTTCCCAACCGGGAGAACGCCATTGTGCGAACTCCACGCCTGGAACCCGTTTTGCTCCCACTCGCACTGCTCCTCAGCTTTTCAAGGCCCCTCGGATTCAACCATTTACGAAAGCGGCTGAATCCGAGTCTGTGCGAGGTGTGCACAGTCCAAACAGGAGCGGCTTCCGGTCAACCCCGGACAGAGGGCGAGCAAAGCTCTGGCAGCGGCGAGACAAAGGTGGTAGTGAGCCAGCCGCCAGAGCCAAGCCGCATGACCTCACTAAGAGGCAGGCCCGGACAACCCAGCGGCCAGAAGAGACCCCCTATGCCCAGGCGGCTCAGTTCAGTCCTCCTGGGGCTCCTCTGCCTTGCGCCGCCGCGCCGTTTGCACGTCCAGCTGCACCTCCACGGTGTCGCCTTCCTCCAGACCTTCCGCTTTGCGAACATTGGCGCGCACCGGCACCAGATAGCGGCCCTCCTGCGGAAACAGCGAGGTCGTCCAGACCGTTTGCCCCACTGTGACCTGCACCGGAATCATGCCCCAGCCGTAGGTCACCAACTTGGACGCCGCCTTGATGGCCTCGCACTCCTCGGGCGGCACCGTCACGAAGTAATGAGGCGCCGGCCCCCGCCAGTACCAGAGTTCACCGCTAAAGGCCAGGCTCATGGAGAAGAGTGTAGGGCAAGGGCGGGAGGGCCCATTCACGCCCTGCAATGCCGACCACGCCGCTGTCTGTGCCAAACTCTCATTTCGTTCGCCTGAGACGCGGTGGAGGGTTCTTTCCTCCACCCAGCTGAGTTCCGCTGTGATACGGCTTCCGTCTATTCCACTGACCACCTGGGAAGGCGCCGATTTATTACAAACTCCGCGCCCGTCAGCCCGCTTCTGCTCCTGCAGCCTTACAGAGCTCTCCAAGTCCAGCCGAATGAAACTGTTGTTGCCAACGACTTCCCCAAAGTTCGGAGGAGACTTACGGCGCCTGGCCCAGCACGTCGTCGGCTTCGGTGGCGTCCAGCAGGTTTTCCAGGTGGGCGTCGTCGTTAAAGCCCAGCAGCATGCCGCTGCCCTCGCCCAGCAGCACGCGGGTCAGCGAGGTGTTGGACACGCTCAGGCGCGCCCAGGCGTTGGCAGGCACGCCGCCCAGGGCCAGGCCCACCGCCACACGCACCACGCCGCCGTGGGTAAAGACCAGCACCCGCCCGCCAGGATGCCGCGCGCGCAGTTCGGCAAAGGCCGCGCCGCTGCGGGCATACAGGTCTTCCATGCTCTCGCCGCCGGGGCGCCGGGTACTCCAGGGGTTGGTCAGCAGCGTGGCCAGATACTCCGGGTAGCGCTCGCGGATGTCGGCAATCACCAGGCCCGACAGCTCGCCCACGTCAATTTCGCGCAGGCCAGGGTGGGCCTGCGGCTGCGGCGCGCCGGTCAGACGTTCAGCCACCAGATCGGCAGTGCGCGCGGCGCGGGTCAGGTCGCTGGTGTAAACGGCGTCAAAGCTCTGGCCGGTCAGGCGCTCAGCGAGGCTGGAAGCCTGCAAGATGCCGATATGACTGAGGGGCACGTCGGCCTGGCCCTGGTAGCGTCCGTCGGCGTTCCAGGTGCTTTCGCCGTGGCGCACCACCCAGAACTCGGTGGCCGCGGACCGGTCCGGCGCAGCAAACCCGGTCGGCGGCCGCTGGGACGACGCCGGGCGCCTGGTCAAGAGTTGCCCCGGAAACTCACGCCCTGGCCCGCCACCATCTCGCCAATCACCCAGGGCTGCTCGCCAGCGGCCGTGAGGGCCGTCAGGGCCGCCGCCTGCGCCCCGGCAGGCACGATGAACAGGAAACCCACCCCCATATTCAGCGCGCGAAAGGCTTCCTGACGGGGCACGCCGGCGCGCTCCACAATCAGTTCAAAGACGGGCGGCACCGTCCACGAGGCGGTGTCAATCGCCATGCCAATGCCCGGCGGAAACACGCGCGGGGGGTTGTCCACCAGGCCGCCCCCGGTGATATGGGCCATGCCGCGCACCTCAACCCCCGCCGCCACCAGCGCGTCGTAGGCGGGCAGATAAGCGCGGTGAGGCACAGGCAGCACCTCGCTCAACGTCTGCCCGCCTAGGTCGGCGCGGGCCTCGGTCCAGTCGAGGCTATCCAGGGCCAGGCGCGCCAGCGAAAAGCCGTTGGTGTGCAGGCCGCTGCTGGGCAGCGCCAGAACGGTGTCGCCGACCTGGATGCGCTGACCGTCAATCAGGGCGGGGCGGTCCACCACACCCACGATGGTACCCACAATGTCCAGTTCGCCGTCCACGTACACGCCGGGCATCTCGGCGGTTTCGCCGCCCAGGAGGGCCACGCCCAGCGCTTCGCAAGCCTGCGCCGCGCCCGTCACGACCTCGGCCACCCGCTCGGGGTGCAGCTTGCCCATCGCCACGTAATCAAGGAAAAACAGCGGTCGGGCGCCCTGCACCAGAATGTCATTGACGCAGTGGTTCACGATGTCGGCGCCCAGCCCGGCAAACTGGCCCGTGCGCACCGCCACCTTGGTCTTGGTGCCCACGCCGTCGGTGCTGGCCACCAGCACGGGGTCGGCCATATCGCCAAAGGCCGCGCGAAACAGCCCCCCAAAGCCGCCCAAGCCGCCCAGCACATTGGGGGTGTGGGTGCGCGCCACGGCGCCTTTCATCAAGTCCACCGCGCGGTGCCCGGCGTCAATGCTGACCCCAGCCCGCTCGTATGCCGACGCCGAAGCGTCTTCTCTTTTCCCTGTCATGAGCCTCCTGCTGCGCGCCTGTGACAGGCGACACCTTTGTGCGGTCAGTCTACCCGAGTCGCTTCGCTGCGCGCCGCCTCAGGTTCGGCCCGGCGGGCCAGCCACCAGCGCACCAGCACCACCAGGCCCACCGCCGCCGACAGCAGGCCCACCCCCCACGCCAGGCGCTCGCTGCTGCCCGAGAGCCACACCACCAGCGCCGTGACTGGCAGCGCCCCCACCGCCGTGGCCAGCATGAAGGGCCGGAAACCCATGCGGGCCGCGCCCGCCACCAGATTCAGGACGTCGGCCGACAGCACCGGCATCAGACGCACCATCAGCACGCCCTGGGTGCCGTGGCGCTGTGCGAAGTCGTAGGCGGTTTTGCGCGCCCGCTCGCCGGCCAGGGTGCGGACCAGGGTATCGCCCAGCAACCGGCCCAGGCCGTAGCCAGCCGCCGCCCCCAGCAGCGTGCCGGCGTACACGATGAAAAAGCCTTCGACGGGGCCATAAGCGCGCGCTGTCACGGCAATCATGACCAGCGCCGGCAGCACCGGCAACACGGCCTGAAGTACGAAGCCCGCCAGCAGCGCCAGCGGTCCGGCCCAGCCCAGCCCCGACACAAACACCTGGGTCATCTGGGGGTCACTGCTCGTCAGGGCCTGGTAGGCGCGCACCAGAAAGGCGCGCACCTCGGGCTGAAGGCAGATGCCCAGCAGCACCAGCGCCGTGACCGTCAGAATCAGCCAGCGCAGGAAGCGGGGGGGATGGGCAGCGGCCATTGCGCGCCCAGTGTAGAGCGTCGCCGTGAGACTGAGGTCCTCAGAAAGTGACAGGCCAGCCGAACAGGTCTAGCCTCGTTCTCCTTCTTGCGAGTTGGAGGTGGACGCGACTCGTCTGATAACAGCGGCTAATTCCGCGCCTGAGCCAGAAGCGCTCCTCAATGCTATGCACGCCGCTGACTCCTGAAGTGGCCGGGAGACATCACCATTAGTTGCTTTGGATGCTGCTGTCAAACCAGCCTGAATACCCCACCAATCTGCCTTTCCATAGCCACGGTGCCCTCTGCCGCTTCTGTCACACCCAACTCAGAACAGTCAGAGACTCAGACCTTGCTGCGTAGAGGGCCGGCCTGATCCTTTTGTTCTCAGGGCAGCGGCACAGTCAGGCCGTCGTGAGCGTAGCGCCAGCCGGGCGGCAGATGGGCGACCTGCCGCGCGTCCACCCCATGCGACAGGTGGGTCAGGATGACCTGCCGGGCGGCCTGCGCCCAGGGCAGGGCCAGGGCTTCACGCACGTCGTACACGCTGCGCCCGCTGTGATCCTGGGCCGATTCGTCGGCAAAGGACGTGCCCAGGACCAGCAGATCCAGCCCGGTCAGCCACGCGGCGGCCGTGTCGCCGGGCACGTCAATCGCGTCGGTCATGATGGCCGCTGCCCAGCCGGGAGCATCGAGCCGAAAGGCGTGGCTCTCGCCATTCGCCCCGTGCGGCACGCGGAAGGCGCGCAGGGTCACGCCGCCCATCCGCACCCCCTCGTCGGGCCAGACCTGCACGGGCGACCGCAGCCGGAAGGCGTAGCCAAAGCGCTCGCGGATGGCCGAAATCACGCTGGCCGGGGCATAGACCGGCAAGGTGCCCCCGGCGTGCTGCACGTAATCCAGCAGGTCACCCAGGCCTAGCAGATGGTCGTTGTGTGCGTGAGACAGCAGCACCATGCTCGGCACCAGCAGCGCTGGCAGGCGGGCCAGGGCAGCGTGGGTATCGGGGCCCGCGTCCAGCAGCGCACTCTGGGCACCCACCCGCAGCAGCGTGGCCGTGCGGCGACGATTCACGCCCCCTGCGCGCGCCTCGGTACACACGTCGCAGGCACACCAGAAGCGCGGCACACCCTTGCTGTCTCCCGTGCCCAGCAGGGTCAGAGAGGCGGGGGCCGTCACGGCCCCGTCATCCCATCAGCGCCCTCATCACAGGGCCATCAGGTCACGGGCGGCGCGCTCCAGATTCGCGCTGCCCGCCAGACTGGTGCCCACCAGCACCGCGTCGGCCAGGCCGCGCACACCCGTCAGGTCGGCTGGGGTGCGGTACCCACTCTCAGCGACCAGCACACCCGCAAATCCGGCTTCCCGCGCCCGGCGAATCAGGCGGGGGCTGACCTCCAGGTCAATGTGCAGGGTGGTCAGGTCCCGGTTGTTTACCCCGATGATGCGCGCGCCAGCGGCCAGCGCCACGTCCAGTTCCCGCTCGTCATGAACCTCGACCAGCGCGTCCAGACCGAGATGATGCGCTCCCTCCAGAAATTCAGCGGTGGCCTCACCCAGCACACTGATCATCAGCAGCGCCGCCGAGGCGCCCCAGTCGGCGGCCTCGCGCAGCATGGCGGGATGCACCACGAAGTCCTTGCGCAGGGCGGGCAAAGTTACGCCGCCCACCACGTCGCGGAGCGCCTGAGCGTCGCCGCCGAAATGCCTCGGCTCGGTCAGGACGCTGATGGCCGCCGCGCCGCCCGCCTGGTAGGCCAGCGCCGCCGATAAGGGGTCCAGTGGGGCAATGGCGCCCTGGCTGGGGCTGGCGCGTTTGACTTCGGCAATCAGGGCCAGGCTGGGAGCCGCCAGCGCCGCCTCCAGTCGCCGCGCGGCGGGCCGGGGCTCCCCCAGCGCCGGGTCAGCCCCCTGGTAATCGGCCACGCGCTCGGCCACGATGCGGCCCAGCACCCCCGGCACACGCGAAAAATCCAGCGTTGTTTCACTCTTCACTGCGCCGCCCCTGTCATGGGGGCGAGGATAGCGCGGCCCTCCCTGGCGCGCGCAGGCCGTGTTAGCCTGAGCAGGTATGAGTCTCGCCCCCGGCAACGGCCCCGTCCAGATTACGCAAGAACAGTTGCAAGCCCGCATTCAGGAAATTGCGGCCAAGATTCGTGAGGATTACCGGGGGCTGGAGCCTCACCTGATTTGTGTCCTGAACGGCGCATTTATGTTCCACACCGACCTCGTGCGCGCCCTGAACATCCCCTGCACCATTGATTTTCTGCAGGCCAGTTCTTACGGCAACGCCAAGCAGAGCAGCGGCGAGGTGCGGATTGTCAAAGACCTCCAGTTTCCCATCAGTGACCGCCATGTGGTGCTGGTGGAAGACATCGTGGACACCGGCATCACCATGAATTACCTGCTGCACTACCTTGAAGGGCGCGGCCCCAAGAGCCTCAAGATTGCCGCCCTGCTGAGCAAACCCAGCCGCCGCAAGGTCGAGATTCCGGTGGAATACCTGGGCTTTACCATCCCCGACGCCTTCGTCTACGGCTACGGCCTGGACCGTGCCCAGTTTGACCGCAACCTGCCGTTTATCACCAGCCAGGAGTAAAGGGCGGAGATGGTTCAGGGGCAGAGGCATCATCGCCTCTGCCCGCGCTTGTTGGCGTTGTGAAGTCCTGAGACTCATCGCGGAACCCAGAGGACTTGGATGAAAAGTTCTCAGCCACCCTGAGACGAAGTGAGCTCAACAGACAGCGGCAGAGGTGGACTTGAGGGGTGTGCCTTGACCTCAGGGTGGAACGGGCAGCCGCTCTGACCCCAATCGAATCTTTGCCAGCGGTTCAATCTGACCAGAAAAAAGCAAAATCGGGCTGACGGACGTGGAGTTGACCAATCGCCTTCAGCGCAGGAACGGTTGGCCCAGCCGCCGCGTACCGCCACCCAAGTGACCACGACACCCCCGCCCCTCGTTCTGTCTCATCTGACCCTTCAGGCAGCGGGCCGCCCGCTGGCGTGCCTGCCCCATCTCACCCTGAACCGGGGCGAGGTGCTCCATCTGCTGGGGCCCAACGGTGCAGGCAAAACCACGCTGCTGCGTGTCCTGGCCGGCGAATTACCCGCAACCGGCCGGGCCGAAGTGCTGGGTCATCCACCGGGAAGTCTGGGCGCCCGCGCCGCCACGGCCTGGGTGCCGACCCATGCTCCCCTGCCCGACGACCTGACCGCTAAGGAAAGCCTGCACTTCACGGCGGCGCTGTGGCGCCGGCCCGTTCAGCCGCTGCTGACCCTGGCCGCAGCCCTGGGACTGACACGCTGGCTGGGCGCCTGGCCCACAGAACTGTCTCAGGGCACGCGGCAAAAAGTGGCCCTGAGCGGCGCGCTGGGCCTGGGCCTGCCGCTGACCTTGCTGGACGAACCGTTCGGCACGCTCGATAGTGCCACGCGGCAGGTCACGCGAGAGGCCATTCAGACTGCCGCCCGCGCCGGCAGCGCCTTTATCATCACCACTCACGGCGACGAACTGGCGACTATGGATGTTCAGACGTTGAGCCTGGACAGCGCGTGAAAAGCGGCGCTTCACACCACGCCGTCTGGGCGGCCCAGCACCTGACCACCCGCCGGGCCTGGAGCTTTACCTGGGCCGCGCAGCGCGCCAGTGGGGTGCCGCTGCTGGCTGCCTACCTGGGGGCCGCAGGACTGGTCGCCCTGCTGAGCCTCTGGCAGCTGTACCAGCCTGCACCCTTCACGCTTCCTCTGGGGCTGGTCACACCGATTGTCTGCGCGGTTCTGCTGCTGGCGGTGCTCGTCAGCCGCCGCCCGAATGTCGCCCTGACCACAGCCGAACTGGGCTGGCTCCGTTCGCCCACGCCGCCCTGGGCGGTCCTGGCCTGGCCCCTTCTCCGAACAGCAGCCCCCTGGTTGGGTGCAGGGCTTCTGGGCGGCGCGGCCCTGCTGGTGGTCAGTCTTCCAGCGTGGCCTGTGGCGGCGGCCCTGCCTGGCCTCGCCGCTGCCGTGCCGGTCCTTCAGGCGGCGAGCCACGCGCAGCGACTCACCGCCAGCCGCCGCGTCCGGTTGCTGCTCACGGTGCTCCCGCCTCTTCTGGGAGCGCTGCACCCCCTTGGGCTGATGGTCGGCGGGCTCCTGACGCTTCTCGCTGGCGGCTTCATCTGGAAGCAGACGCTGCGTTCAGCCCTGCCTCCACGCCTGCTGCGACAGCTGGAGGTGCAGGCCGTGCGCGCCGGAACCCGGCGGCTGGGCCTGCCGCCCCTGGCGGTCAATGCCGATGGCCTGCGGCCCGCACGGCGGTGCACCGTAAAGCCGCCTGTCGCCCCCACCCCAGCCCGCATCCTGCTCTGGCGGGCCACCTTGCCCCTCCTGATCTCTCCAGCGGCGGTGCTGCCGACCCTGCTGGGTGGTCTGGCCCTGGCCGCCGGGCTGCCTGGCCTGATGGGCCCATGTCTGGCCACCGGGCTGCGGCTGCTACCAGCGCTGCCTCCACCAGCAGCCCCGGTGCCCGCGTCCAAAGCCCTGTGGTGGAGCCTGCTGCCCAGCGGCCTCACACTAGGCGCGGTGTGTGCGGTAGGCGCACTGCTGGCAGGCGCCAACCTGGCCCTGACCCTCAGTGC
Above is a genomic segment from Deinococcus betulae containing:
- a CDS encoding ABC transporter ATP-binding protein; the protein is MTTTPPPLVLSHLTLQAAGRPLACLPHLTLNRGEVLHLLGPNGAGKTTLLRVLAGELPATGRAEVLGHPPGSLGARAATAWVPTHAPLPDDLTAKESLHFTAALWRRPVQPLLTLAAALGLTRWLGAWPTELSQGTRQKVALSGALGLGLPLTLLDEPFGTLDSATRQVTREAIQTAARAGSAFIITTHGDELATMDVQTLSLDSA
- a CDS encoding MFS transporter; amino-acid sequence: MQATLPAARHAAAIALAVTAGHFINDAYGAMLTPLTPALQAKYGVSIAAVTFLSSVYSLTSSVLQPLLGILGERLDRRYAAALGPLMTGLGLTLMGFMPWFGALVLLVAVAGFGSGFFHPAGAAYVAQHSPPDKRGLWASLFSAGGTAGMALGPVFAGVGLTHLPWFALIGAAVAALTFAVTPAGVQKARRVSLAEYAGIFRGPLAWLWGMAVLRSLASMGYNAMLPFMLLERGYGAREVGLTLATFAVASAVGGIVGGRLSDRHGRVPVLRGAIISTIPLFALLILSSPANWWFYPLTFVVGAAVNASIPVGVVAAQEYAPGHVAVASSVMMGFSWGFAGLLLFLVGALADVTAPTTAALVSLALLVPSALIAARLPEPARGELR
- a CDS encoding TVP38/TMEM64 family protein, whose translation is MAAAHPPRFLRWLILTVTALVLLGICLQPEVRAFLVRAYQALTSSDPQMTQVFVSGLGWAGPLALLAGFVLQAVLPVLPALVMIAVTARAYGPVEGFFIVYAGTLLGAAAGYGLGRLLGDTLVRTLAGERARKTAYDFAQRHGTQGVLMVRLMPVLSADVLNLVAGAARMGFRPFMLATAVGALPVTALVVWLSGSSERLAWGVGLLSAAVGLVVLVRWWLARRAEPEAARSEATRVD
- a CDS encoding DUF1905 domain-containing protein, whose protein sequence is MSLAFSGELWYWRGPAPHYFVTVPPEECEAIKAASKLVTYGWGMIPVQVTVGQTVWTTSLFPQEGRYLVPVRANVRKAEGLEEGDTVEVQLDVQTARRRKAEEPQED
- a CDS encoding histidine phosphatase family protein gives rise to the protein MTRRPASSQRPPTGFAAPDRSAATEFWVVRHGESTWNADGRYQGQADVPLSHIGILQASSLAERLTGQSFDAVYTSDLTRAARTADLVAERLTGAPQPQAHPGLREIDVGELSGLVIADIRERYPEYLATLLTNPWSTRRPGGESMEDLYARSGAAFAELRARHPGGRVLVFTHGGVVRVAVGLALGGVPANAWARLSVSNTSLTRVLLGEGSGMLLGFNDDAHLENLLDATEADDVLGQAP
- the hpt gene encoding hypoxanthine phosphoribosyltransferase, with translation MSLAPGNGPVQITQEQLQARIQEIAAKIREDYRGLEPHLICVLNGAFMFHTDLVRALNIPCTIDFLQASSYGNAKQSSGEVRIVKDLQFPISDRHVVLVEDIVDTGITMNYLLHYLEGRGPKSLKIAALLSKPSRRKVEIPVEYLGFTIPDAFVYGYGLDRAQFDRNLPFITSQE
- the meaB gene encoding methylmalonyl Co-A mutase-associated GTPase MeaB gives rise to the protein MTAPPVASVPLLTRYEGGDLRALARAVTLAEAGLDGARPLLRFARQRAARGERAVVLGVTGSPGSGKSTLVDALITALRARGQRVAVLAVDPSSPYSGGAILGDRIRMLRHHADPGVFVRSLASRGALGGLSARAPGVLSLMEGAGFDWVILETVGVGQSEVDIAAACDHTLLVLTPAGGDGVQAFKAGIMEIADVIAVNKADLPGADRTMRELMAAQGLGAHDAHTWFAPIRKTIASKAEGIDAVIAAVEAHRTHLGEAGLLARREARAEFEVRTLVQERLLSRARAHGGELYARVARGELDADQAAEALLGPA
- a CDS encoding MBL fold metallo-hydrolase, with the translated sequence MTAPASLTLLGTGDSKGVPRFWCACDVCTEARAGGVNRRRTATLLRVGAQSALLDAGPDTHAALARLPALLVPSMVLLSHAHNDHLLGLGDLLDYVQHAGGTLPVYAPASVISAIRERFGYAFRLRSPVQVWPDEGVRMGGVTLRAFRVPHGANGESHAFRLDAPGWAAAIMTDAIDVPGDTAAAWLTGLDLLVLGTSFADESAQDHSGRSVYDVREALALPWAQAARQVILTHLSHGVDARQVAHLPPGWRYAHDGLTVPLP
- the trpC gene encoding indole-3-glycerol phosphate synthase TrpC, with product MKSETTLDFSRVPGVLGRIVAERVADYQGADPALGEPRPAARRLEAALAAPSLALIAEVKRASPSQGAIAPLDPLSAALAYQAGGAAAISVLTEPRHFGGDAQALRDVVGGVTLPALRKDFVVHPAMLREAADWGASAALLMISVLGEATAEFLEGAHHLGLDALVEVHDERELDVALAAGARIIGVNNRDLTTLHIDLEVSPRLIRRAREAGFAGVLVAESGYRTPADLTGVRGLADAVLVGTSLAGSANLERAARDLMAL
- a CDS encoding isoprenylcysteine carboxyl methyltransferase family protein; protein product: MKARRAAPLLAGALVVQRLLELRVARANERWARERGAVEYGREHYPLFFVLHPAWLLALLLEGRRNGGRVNGVALALLLLAQPLRYWVIRTLGRYWNTRILIVPGGERVTAGPFRYLKHPNYAVVALELAAAPLAVGAWRTALAFTLLNAALLLGIRIPAEERALRTYLEREGQAMPEGPAAGAS
- the purM gene encoding phosphoribosylformylglycinamidine cyclo-ligase, with amino-acid sequence MTGKREDASASAYERAGVSIDAGHRAVDLMKGAVARTHTPNVLGGLGGFGGLFRAAFGDMADPVLVASTDGVGTKTKVAVRTGQFAGLGADIVNHCVNDILVQGARPLFFLDYVAMGKLHPERVAEVVTGAAQACEALGVALLGGETAEMPGVYVDGELDIVGTIVGVVDRPALIDGQRIQVGDTVLALPSSGLHTNGFSLARLALDSLDWTEARADLGGQTLSEVLPVPHRAYLPAYDALVAAGVEVRGMAHITGGGLVDNPPRVFPPGIGMAIDTASWTVPPVFELIVERAGVPRQEAFRALNMGVGFLFIVPAGAQAAALTALTAAGEQPWVIGEMVAGQGVSFRGNS